One Methylocaldum marinum DNA window includes the following coding sequences:
- a CDS encoding helix-turn-helix domain-containing protein, protein MIYDKFSQITDDRIVASLIGMPKAKFTALVKVFESAAQAIDRERVEKGEIKHVKQGGPKGYLDSYEKKLFFVLYYLKTYPTFDVLGFHFGFSGGHAHAHIDRLLPVLVRALTSLNVMPERTLTTPEEFSQLIDQYKNIAIDGVEVACVRPQDETEQEKHYSGKKKTYAQIPRNLRL, encoded by the coding sequence ATGATCTACGACAAATTTAGCCAAATAACCGATGACCGCATCGTGGCATCGTTGATTGGAATGCCCAAGGCGAAGTTCACAGCCCTCGTCAAAGTATTTGAGTCGGCCGCTCAAGCCATCGATCGAGAGCGTGTCGAAAAGGGCGAGATAAAACACGTCAAACAGGGCGGCCCTAAAGGTTATCTTGATTCTTACGAGAAAAAGCTGTTTTTCGTTTTGTACTATCTGAAAACCTATCCCACTTTTGACGTTCTGGGCTTTCATTTCGGTTTTAGTGGCGGACATGCCCATGCCCACATCGACCGGTTGCTGCCGGTTTTAGTGCGAGCGTTGACAAGCCTCAACGTCATGCCGGAGCGCACGCTAACAACCCCAGAAGAATTCTCTCAACTCATTGATCAATATAAGAACATAGCGATCGATGGCGTGGAGGTCGCTTGCGTTCGACCCCAAGATGAAACTGAACAGGAAAAGCATTACAGCGGAAAAAAAAAGACATACGCTCAAATCCCTCGTAATCTCCGACTTTAA
- a CDS encoding helix-turn-helix domain-containing protein, translating into MADRLLFILFYLKTYPLQEVIAHLFGMSQPQANFTIHRLSRVLNKTLDARGHKPARLTEEMLSRLEQETRQDLGIDGTERRINRPVNDLGQRIHYSGKKNATP; encoded by the coding sequence ATGGCCGACCGGCTGCTGTTCATCCTGTTCTATCTGAAGACCTACCCTCTGCAAGAGGTCATCGCGCATCTGTTCGGCATGAGCCAACCCCAGGCCAACTTCACGATCCACCGGTTGAGCAGGGTGCTCAACAAGACACTTGACGCCCGCGGGCACAAGCCCGCCCGGCTCACCGAGGAGATGCTGTCCAGGCTGGAGCAGGAGACGCGGCAGGACTTGGGCATAGACGGAACGGAAAGGCGCATCAACCGCCCCGTCAACGACCTGGGGCAACGCATCCACTACAGCGGTAAAAAAAATGCCACACCGTGA
- a CDS encoding phospholipase D family protein: MAKFLNTSATNYFLEELIKSAKDRLILISPFLRLNERIKELLEDKNRLKIDVRVVYGKSELQPEEINWLRELTYLRTSFCKNLHAKCYLNEELCIITSLNLYEFSQVNNNEMGVLVRRSEDPELYKEAYEEAQRIIRISDEIRISVETVEKEAESSAEGEDSTPDKLTTSKLAQKVGVKTNELIERLVKAGYLEVKEGKNYITAKGKEAGGEFRMSPKFGPYFLWPESFRP, encoded by the coding sequence ATGGCAAAGTTCCTGAACACAAGCGCGACGAATTACTTCCTCGAAGAACTCATCAAGAGCGCCAAGGATCGGCTCATCCTCATCAGTCCCTTTCTTCGTCTCAATGAGAGAATCAAGGAACTCCTCGAAGACAAGAACCGCCTCAAGATTGATGTGCGCGTCGTGTATGGCAAGAGCGAGCTACAGCCCGAAGAGATCAACTGGCTGAGAGAACTCACCTACCTCAGAACGAGCTTCTGCAAGAACCTTCACGCGAAGTGCTATCTGAACGAAGAGCTGTGCATCATCACGAGCCTGAATCTCTATGAGTTCAGCCAAGTGAACAACAATGAAATGGGAGTTCTCGTTCGCCGCTCCGAAGATCCGGAACTCTACAAAGAAGCCTACGAAGAAGCACAACGCATCATCCGCATCAGCGATGAAATCCGCATTTCCGTAGAAACCGTCGAAAAGGAAGCAGAGTCCTCCGCCGAAGGAGAAGACTCAACGCCCGACAAACTGACTACGTCGAAGCTTGCCCAGAAGGTCGGAGTAAAGACCAACGAGCTGATTGAACGGCTGGTGAAGGCCGGATACCTCGAAGTAAAGGAAGGCAAGAACTACATCACCGCCAAAGGAAAGGAAGCTGGTGGCGAGTTCCGCATGAGTCCAAAGTTTGGCCCGTATTTCCTATGGCCTGAGAGTTTTCGGCCGTGA
- a CDS encoding transposase family protein gives MKNNLVGGLEDRQVKYLGSTHEGKKHDKKICDEEGTRFSDGVELYRDSGFQGHELANVTVHQPKKRPRNGRLSADDQEANRLHSSIRVIIEHILSGIKRCRVVKDVFRNTKEGYDDVVIELACGLHNYRRYCRNQSY, from the coding sequence GTGAAGAACAACCTTGTCGGCGGCCTGGAGGACCGGCAGGTCAAGTACTTGGGCTCGACCCATGAGGGCAAGAAGCACGACAAGAAGATCTGCGACGAAGAAGGGACCCGGTTCTCCGACGGCGTCGAGCTGTATCGCGACAGCGGCTTCCAGGGACACGAACTGGCGAATGTCACAGTCCACCAGCCGAAGAAGAGGCCGCGCAACGGCCGGCTTTCGGCCGACGACCAGGAGGCCAACCGGCTCCACTCAAGCATCCGCGTGATCATCGAACACATCCTCTCGGGAATCAAGCGGTGCCGCGTCGTCAAAGACGTGTTCAGGAACACCAAGGAAGGCTACGACGATGTCGTCATTGAATTGGCCTGCGGCCTGCACAATTACAGGCGCTACTGCCGAAACCAGAGTTATTGA
- a CDS encoding addiction module protein, with protein MKTEDLLREIESLPVEERARVADSVLKTLNPTESEIDKKWAEVAKRRLDEIKAGAVKPVSGQDVFDEIWKRFS; from the coding sequence ATGAAGACAGAAGACTTGTTGCGAGAAATCGAATCCCTCCCCGTGGAGGAGCGCGCACGGGTAGCTGACTCGGTGCTCAAGACTCTAAACCCAACAGAATCAGAAATTGACAAGAAATGGGCTGAGGTAGCAAAGCGAAGACTTGACGAGATCAAGGCGGGCGCAGTGAAGCCGGTTTCGGGACAAGATGTCTTTGACGAAATCTGGAAGCGGTTCTCTTAA
- a CDS encoding type II toxin-antitoxin system RelE/ParE family toxin, whose amino-acid sequence MLYSFHPEAHAEFRLAIDYYEEREKTLGHQFAVEVYAAIERTAAHPGMWPFLEKGIRRCLVRRFPYGIVYHHDEGNDELVILAVMHLHREPYYWVHRS is encoded by the coding sequence ATGTTGTACTCCTTTCATCCGGAGGCCCATGCCGAATTCCGGCTCGCAATCGATTATTACGAGGAGCGAGAAAAGACGCTCGGGCATCAATTTGCGGTGGAAGTGTATGCGGCTATCGAGCGAACTGCAGCGCATCCCGGAATGTGGCCATTCTTAGAAAAAGGTATTCGTCGGTGTCTTGTTCGCCGATTCCCTTACGGCATTGTGTACCACCATGACGAAGGCAATGACGAGTTGGTAATCCTCGCGGTAATGCATCTCCATAGAGAACCGTACTATTGGGTCCATCGAAGCTGA
- the tnpA gene encoding IS66 family insertion sequence element accessory protein TnpA: MAMTKQEREMHWRVLLEQQAGSGLSVRAWCAREAVSYAAFIYWRRRVAQPAVVAPLTLMRVDGGETAVGGLWLSVGGVRIEVKPGFDAGLLKQVVAALVS; the protein is encoded by the coding sequence ATGGCGATGACGAAACAAGAACGAGAGATGCATTGGCGGGTCCTGCTGGAGCAACAGGCAGGGAGTGGGTTGTCGGTGCGCGCTTGGTGTGCGCGTGAGGCGGTCAGCTATGCGGCGTTCATCTACTGGCGTCGACGCGTAGCGCAGCCAGCGGTGGTGGCGCCACTGACGTTGATGCGGGTAGATGGCGGTGAGACAGCAGTCGGTGGTCTGTGGTTGTCGGTGGGCGGGGTTCGCATCGAGGTGAAACCGGGGTTCGATGCCGGGTTGTTGAAGCAGGTGGTGGCCGCATTGGTCTCGTGA
- a CDS encoding P-loop NTPase family protein, with product MRRVAVFGNAGGGKSTLARQLASITRLPLHSLDTIKYRPGGVEVPHNEYLQIHSELMRGDEWIIDGFGCVPSAWERFSAADTLIYVDLPLFTHYVWVAKRLVKGLIVTPEGWPENSPIWRGTLNSYRVLRLCHEKLTPKYRQLVAEQARHKRVHHLRSTSAIKAFVGAVTNEYSGIR from the coding sequence ATGAGGCGAGTCGCAGTTTTCGGCAACGCTGGCGGCGGTAAATCAACGCTAGCTCGGCAACTGGCCAGCATTACCCGTTTGCCGCTGCACTCACTCGACACCATTAAATACCGGCCTGGCGGTGTGGAGGTGCCTCACAACGAGTACCTTCAGATCCATTCCGAACTCATGCGCGGAGACGAGTGGATCATTGACGGGTTCGGCTGCGTGCCGTCAGCCTGGGAACGTTTCTCGGCTGCTGACACGTTGATCTACGTCGATCTACCGCTATTCACGCATTATGTCTGGGTGGCAAAGCGTCTCGTAAAGGGCTTAATCGTCACGCCCGAGGGGTGGCCTGAGAACAGTCCAATATGGCGCGGCACATTGAACAGCTATCGCGTACTTCGGCTCTGTCATGAGAAATTGACACCCAAGTACCGGCAGTTGGTTGCAGAGCAGGCCCGTCACAAGCGAGTGCATCACCTGAGATCGACCAGCGCTATAAAGGCTTTTGTCGGAGCTGTTACTAATGAGTATTCGGGCATTCGCTGA
- a CDS encoding transposase family protein: MKLNRKSITAEKKRHTLKSLVISDFNRRILFLCCIVAGSVHDYTLMKDVFTPGSAWFEKVNLWLDLGFLGADKDYQSTQIYLPHKKPRKSKKNPNPTLTPEQKKQNRKQAAARVIVEHAIGGMKFFHCMMHRIRNHLGHFVDYFFSLSAGLWNYKIC, from the coding sequence ATGAAACTGAACAGGAAAAGCATTACAGCGGAAAAAAAAAGACATACGCTCAAATCCCTCGTAATCTCCGACTTTAATCGAAGGATATTGTTTTTGTGTTGCATTGTGGCAGGCAGCGTACATGACTACACACTCATGAAAGACGTCTTCACGCCGGGTTCAGCGTGGTTCGAGAAGGTCAATTTATGGCTTGACTTAGGATTTCTGGGCGCGGACAAAGATTATCAAAGTACCCAAATATATCTACCCCACAAGAAACCTAGAAAATCCAAGAAAAACCCTAATCCGACATTGACGCCTGAGCAGAAGAAACAGAACAGAAAACAAGCCGCCGCGCGGGTCATCGTTGAGCATGCCATCGGTGGCATGAAGTTCTTCCACTGCATGATGCATCGGATTAGAAATCATCTGGGTCACTTCGTGGATTATTTTTTCTCACTTTCCGCCGGGCTTTGGAACTATAAAATCTGTTGA
- a CDS encoding transposase family protein, with the protein MTQALIGGNYADSRTLTSELANVTVHQPKKRPRNGRLSADDQEANRLHSSIRVIIEHILSGIKRCRVVKDVFRNTKEGYDDVVIELACGLHNYRRYCRNQSY; encoded by the coding sequence GTGACTCAGGCGCTAATCGGTGGGAATTATGCGGACAGCCGGACGCTTACCTCCGAACTGGCGAATGTCACAGTCCACCAGCCGAAGAAGAGGCCGCGCAACGGCCGGCTTTCGGCCGACGACCAGGAGGCCAACCGGCTCCACTCAAGCATCCGCGTGATCATCGAACACATCCTCTCGGGAATCAAGCGGTGCCGCGTCGTCAAAGACGTGTTCAGGAACACCAAGGAAGGCTACGACGATGTCGTCATTGAATTGGCCTGCGGCCTGCACAATTACAGGCGCTACTGCCGAAACCAGAGTTATTGA
- a CDS encoding helix-turn-helix domain-containing protein, translating to MQSLNDEAIQVENLKIRATLARAVRDTLVQNHLTQIEAAERLGISQPRVSALLKGKAREFRVDALVNMALKLGLNVSLEVDALPKRDVLTPGGILDRMCESAIQQDTVAFMDDVQLFWRKEWDLSQVPDPHEKDALKYALKACFLERMAAVWSEPPKSHPANAPDWCQRVPAVQKEFSVIPEEYREFYEGDLVSPIFSKRNIFAPRDFMFFV from the coding sequence ATGCAGTCCTTAAATGATGAAGCCATCCAGGTAGAGAATCTGAAAATCCGGGCAACCCTGGCTCGTGCTGTGCGCGACACCCTGGTTCAAAACCATCTGACCCAAATTGAGGCCGCCGAGCGTCTTGGCATTTCCCAGCCACGAGTAAGCGCCTTGCTTAAAGGCAAAGCCAGAGAGTTCCGTGTGGACGCGCTGGTCAACATGGCACTCAAGCTGGGCCTAAACGTCTCTCTGGAGGTCGATGCACTTCCTAAACGGGATGTTCTGACACCAGGGGGCATTCTGGATCGCATGTGTGAATCTGCCATTCAACAAGACACCGTTGCCTTTATGGATGACGTACAGCTTTTCTGGCGCAAAGAGTGGGACTTATCTCAAGTGCCGGATCCCCACGAAAAAGATGCGTTGAAATATGCGCTGAAGGCTTGCTTCTTGGAGCGCATGGCCGCGGTTTGGTCAGAGCCGCCGAAATCTCACCCTGCGAACGCGCCCGACTGGTGTCAGCGTGTACCGGCGGTACAGAAAGAGTTTTCCGTGATCCCGGAAGAATATCGGGAATTTTATGAGGGAGACCTAGTGTCACCCATTTTTAGCAAGCGCAATATTTTTGCGCCACGCGATTTTATGTTTTTTGTATAA
- the tnpA gene encoding IS66 family insertion sequence element accessory protein TnpA: MAMTKQEREMHWRVLLEQQAGSGLSVRAWCAREAVSYAAFIYWRRRVAQPAVVAPLTLMRVDGGETAVGGLWLSVGGVRIEVKPGFDAGLLKQVVAALVS; the protein is encoded by the coding sequence ATGGCGATGACGAAACAAGAACGAGAGATGCATTGGCGGGTCCTGCTGGAGCAACAGGCAGGGAGTGGGTTGTCGGTGCGCGCTTGGTGTGCGCGCGAGGCGGTCAGCTATGCGGCGTTCATCTACTGGCGTCGACGCGTAGCGCAGCCAGCGGTGGTGGCGCCACTGACGTTGATGCGGGTAGATGGCGGTGAGACAGCAGTCGGTGGTCTGTGGTTGTCGGTGGGCGGGGTTCGCATCGAGGTGAAACCGGGGTTCGATGCCGGGTTGTTGAAGCAGGTGGTGGCCGCATTGGTCTCGTGA
- a CDS encoding DUF4158 domain-containing protein, producing MMTAKEKFLTQRQRYQPVTLPQDFSDEEMARDWTLSEADKKEVNRYRTNSRLFIAIQLCAVRLYGRFLVEVNDLSPRIVSYLNSQLELPPSLTINTPDRDATFSEQRKNILTYLGFSKYDDSAQASLEKWLSKQAEQGYLVPERMEMGSGLVIKHAGIQDLTPFPLDDIKKNTSYGDFIVKFRPRFASLLTLSGVPMKVGRYWKLVFIYFWDRGCRQ from the coding sequence ATGATGACCGCCAAAGAGAAGTTCCTAACCCAGCGGCAGCGTTACCAGCCAGTGACATTGCCGCAGGACTTCTCCGATGAGGAAATGGCCAGGGACTGGACGTTATCAGAAGCCGACAAGAAAGAAGTCAATCGCTACCGCACCAACTCCCGCCTATTCATCGCCATTCAGCTTTGTGCCGTGCGCCTGTATGGCCGTTTCCTGGTGGAGGTCAACGACCTGTCGCCACGCATTGTGAGCTACCTTAACAGCCAGCTTGAATTGCCGCCCTCGCTGACCATCAATACGCCTGATCGGGATGCTACCTTTTCTGAGCAGCGCAAAAATATCCTTACCTATCTGGGCTTTTCCAAATACGACGATAGCGCACAGGCCAGCCTGGAAAAGTGGTTGTCGAAACAGGCCGAGCAAGGTTACTTAGTGCCTGAACGCATGGAAATGGGGTCAGGTCTTGTAATCAAGCATGCTGGAATACAAGACCTGACCCCATTTCCACTCGATGACATCAAAAAGAACACGAGCTACGGAGATTTCATCGTTAAATTCCGGCCCCGATTTGCAAGTCTTCTCACATTATCGGGGGTTCCAATGAAAGTTGGACGTTATTGGAAACTGGTTTTCATATACTTTTGGGACCGCGGCTGCCGTCAATAA
- a CDS encoding PEP-CTERM sorting domain-containing protein, which produces MKLKHSIIAGLCTMMFTSAAQATTVVLYDQNFENPAAFVNDGGDVNIFNSVNTLYGNQPPGFAFAQQFTVETLLITGNQAFGHGYSDPSGKGGNYALGMLSDGQNDLLGLSFNVGSNPFLNVRLDISSIDLSVFGGPFVPPGAVPTFEFTLYDNPSGATGLGGGTILDVLQASGTASAQDVFDWTEVLLPLDASGNTNGNVTLRIDLLAGGYAALDNFRIAASDTPEDVGAVPEPATFALVAIGLAGFGVSRGKRHHVLPAA; this is translated from the coding sequence ATGAAACTTAAACATTCGATAATTGCTGGCCTCTGCACAATGATGTTTACATCAGCCGCACAGGCAACAACCGTCGTTCTGTATGACCAGAATTTTGAGAACCCGGCTGCGTTTGTGAACGATGGCGGTGATGTCAACATCTTCAATTCAGTGAACACCCTTTATGGAAACCAACCGCCCGGTTTTGCTTTTGCACAGCAATTCACCGTGGAAACGCTGCTTATCACCGGCAACCAAGCATTCGGTCATGGGTATTCCGATCCTTCGGGCAAAGGAGGAAATTACGCGCTTGGAATGCTTTCAGACGGACAAAACGATTTGCTCGGATTGTCTTTTAATGTTGGAAGCAATCCGTTTCTGAACGTGCGCCTGGATATTTCAAGTATTGATCTCAGCGTGTTTGGGGGGCCTTTCGTCCCGCCGGGAGCGGTGCCGACTTTTGAATTCACTTTGTACGACAATCCCAGCGGGGCCACCGGTCTAGGCGGCGGGACGATTTTGGATGTGCTGCAAGCGTCCGGCACTGCGTCGGCGCAGGATGTGTTTGACTGGACGGAAGTCCTGCTACCACTTGATGCCAGTGGCAACACCAATGGCAACGTAACCCTGCGAATCGACCTCTTGGCCGGCGGCTATGCGGCACTGGACAACTTCCGTATCGCCGCCTCCGATACCCCCGAAGATGTCGGTGCCGTACCAGAACCGGCAACGTTTGCCTTGGTTGCAATAGGCTTGGCAGGGTTTGGTGTCTCGCGTGGAAAACGGCATCACGTCTTGCCTGCTGCCTAA
- a CDS encoding transposase family protein has product MKLNRKSITAEKKRHTLKSLVISDFNRRILFLCCIVAGSVHDYTLMKDVFTPGSAWFEKVNLWLDLGFLGADKDYQSTQIYLPHKKPRKSKKNPNPTLTPEQKKQNRKQAATRVIVEHAIGGMKFFHCMMHRIRNHLGHFVDYFFSLSAGLWNYKIC; this is encoded by the coding sequence ATGAAACTGAACAGGAAAAGCATTACAGCGGAAAAAAAAAGACATACGCTCAAATCCCTCGTAATCTCCGACTTTAATCGAAGGATATTGTTTTTGTGTTGCATTGTGGCAGGCAGCGTACATGACTACACACTCATGAAAGACGTCTTCACACCGGGTTCAGCGTGGTTCGAGAAGGTCAATTTATGGCTTGACTTAGGATTTCTGGGCGCGGACAAAGATTATCAAAGTACCCAAATATATCTACCCCACAAGAAACCTAGAAAATCCAAGAAAAACCCTAATCCGACATTGACGCCTGAGCAGAAGAAACAGAACAGAAAACAAGCCGCCACGCGGGTCATCGTTGAGCATGCCATCGGTGGCATGAAGTTCTTCCACTGCATGATGCATCGGATTAGAAATCATCTGGGTCACTTCGTGGATTATTTTTTCTCACTTTCCGCCGGGCTTTGGAACTACAAAATCTGTTGA
- a CDS encoding helix-turn-helix domain-containing protein — protein MIYDKFSQITDDRIVASLIGMPKAKFTALVKVFESAAQAIDRERVEKGEIKHVKQGGPKGYLDSYEKKLFFVLYYLKTYPTFDVLGFHFGFSGGHAHAHIDRLLPVLVRALTSLNVMPERTLTTPEEFSQLIDQ, from the coding sequence ATGATCTACGACAAATTTAGCCAAATAACCGATGACCGCATCGTGGCATCGTTGATTGGAATGCCCAAGGCGAAGTTCACAGCCCTCGTCAAAGTATTCGAGTCGGCCGCTCAAGCCATCGATCGAGAGCGTGTCGAAAAGGGCGAGATAAAACACGTCAAACAGGGCGGCCCTAAAGGTTATCTTGATTCTTACGAGAAAAAGCTGTTTTTCGTTTTGTACTATCTGAAAACCTATCCCACTTTTGACGTTCTGGGCTTTCATTTCGGTTTTAGTGGCGGACATGCCCATGCCCACATCGACCGGTTGCTGCCGGTTTTAGTGCGAGCGTTGACAAGCCTCAACGTCATGCCGGAGCGCACGCTAACAACCCCAGAAGAATTCTCTCAACTCATTGATCAATAG
- the tnpC gene encoding IS66 family transposase has protein sequence MAAMNAAALAEENRTLKATLAQREARIERLEFDLAQLKKLLFGARSERLATLPDIDQLPLWDEVPEDAPVASPVAFKTVVVQSPAKNQPKRTALPAHLPREIVVLPLSAQDRQCPACGEERPVIGYESSERLDYVPAQLKVVETRREKCACAKCQGQLTTVPAPPQIIEQGIPLPGLLAHLLMAKYGYHLPLYRIEQIFAHQGVPIARTTLCDWVIQSGWQLQPLVERMLALLKQQPVIFSDDTTVAVQDRGKTRETRFWVYAGHSPPIVVYDHTETRAGKHPKAKLEGYSGYLQADAYAGYDQIFAAGKVLEVACWAHARRKFFEIARQTENGKRISAHEALEYIGRLYAIEREAKEQQLDAEGTRKLRQEQARPILAEFKAWLEDRLRQLAPKTPTAQAIGYALKNWPALERYTEDGRLEIDNNRSERAIRPLTIDRKNWLFLGSPKGGQVAATVFSLIQTCKELGINPEAYLKDVLNRLPSTKQKDIDSLLPHNCKLPGA, from the coding sequence ATGGCAGCCATGAATGCCGCCGCTCTCGCCGAAGAAAATCGTACTCTAAAGGCCACCCTGGCCCAGCGCGAGGCGCGCATCGAACGGCTGGAATTCGACCTGGCGCAGCTGAAGAAGCTGCTGTTCGGCGCCCGTTCCGAGCGACTGGCGACCCTCCCCGACATCGACCAACTGCCGCTGTGGGATGAGGTGCCCGAGGACGCCCCCGTCGCCAGTCCGGTGGCGTTCAAGACGGTGGTGGTGCAATCGCCCGCCAAGAATCAACCGAAGCGCACCGCACTGCCGGCGCATCTGCCGCGAGAGATCGTGGTATTGCCGTTGTCGGCACAAGACCGGCAGTGTCCTGCCTGCGGTGAGGAACGGCCGGTGATCGGCTACGAAAGCTCCGAACGCTTGGATTACGTCCCGGCGCAACTGAAGGTCGTGGAAACGCGGCGGGAAAAGTGCGCCTGCGCGAAGTGCCAAGGGCAGTTGACCACGGTACCGGCCCCGCCGCAAATCATCGAGCAGGGCATCCCTCTGCCGGGTCTTCTGGCACATCTGCTGATGGCCAAATACGGCTATCACCTGCCGCTGTACCGCATCGAGCAAATCTTTGCCCACCAGGGTGTCCCCATTGCCCGCACCACGTTGTGCGACTGGGTCATCCAGAGCGGCTGGCAGCTGCAGCCCTTGGTCGAGCGGATGCTGGCGTTGCTCAAGCAACAGCCGGTGATCTTCTCGGACGACACCACTGTGGCGGTGCAGGACCGCGGCAAGACGCGGGAAACCCGGTTTTGGGTATACGCCGGCCACTCGCCGCCCATCGTCGTCTATGACCACACCGAAACCCGGGCGGGCAAGCATCCCAAGGCCAAACTGGAAGGCTACAGCGGCTACCTGCAGGCGGACGCCTATGCCGGTTACGACCAGATCTTCGCCGCGGGCAAGGTCCTGGAAGTGGCGTGCTGGGCGCATGCGCGCCGCAAGTTCTTCGAGATTGCCCGACAGACCGAGAACGGCAAGCGCATCAGCGCCCATGAGGCCTTGGAGTACATCGGCCGGCTCTACGCCATCGAACGGGAGGCCAAAGAACAGCAACTCGACGCCGAAGGCACCCGAAAGCTACGGCAGGAACAGGCGCGGCCGATCCTGGCCGAGTTCAAGGCCTGGCTCGAAGACCGGCTGCGCCAGCTGGCGCCCAAGACCCCCACTGCCCAGGCCATCGGCTATGCCCTCAAGAACTGGCCGGCGCTGGAGCGCTATACCGAAGACGGTCGCCTGGAGATCGACAACAACCGGAGCGAACGGGCCATCCGCCCGCTGACCATCGACCGCAAGAACTGGCTGTTCCTCGGCTCGCCCAAGGGCGGCCAGGTCGCCGCCACCGTCTTCAGCCTGATCCAGACCTGCAAGGAGCTGGGCATCAATCCGGAGGCCTATCTGAAGGATGTCCTCAACCGCCTGCCTTCCACCAAGCAGAAGGACATCGACAGCCTGCTTCCTCACAACTGCAAGCTGCCCGGGGCGTAA
- the tnpB gene encoding IS66 family insertion sequence element accessory protein TnpB (TnpB, as the term is used for proteins encoded by IS66 family insertion elements, is considered an accessory protein, since TnpC, encoded by a neighboring gene, is a DDE family transposase.), whose product MLATILSAAAVYVVAEPVDLRKSIDGLALAVESSLGHSPLSGAVFVFFNRGRDKVKLLWWDRHGFWLAYKRLEKGRFRKPVQGTISRSDLLLLLEGVDLTVARFRAVRAGRVG is encoded by the coding sequence ATGCTGGCGACGATTCTGAGTGCGGCGGCGGTGTATGTGGTGGCCGAGCCGGTCGATTTGCGCAAGTCCATCGATGGTTTGGCGCTGGCGGTGGAGAGCAGTCTGGGGCATTCGCCGTTATCGGGTGCGGTGTTCGTGTTTTTCAACCGGGGCCGGGACAAGGTGAAGCTGTTGTGGTGGGATCGTCACGGTTTCTGGCTGGCCTACAAGCGGCTGGAGAAAGGCCGCTTCCGCAAGCCGGTTCAGGGGACGATTTCGCGCTCGGACCTGCTGCTGTTGCTGGAAGGCGTGGACCTGACGGTGGCCCGTTTCCGCGCGGTTCGCGCGGGTCGGGTCGGCTGA